One genomic segment of Candidatus Poribacteria bacterium includes these proteins:
- a CDS encoding DUF4351 domain-containing protein, which translates to MFLIQLLATKFGELPQSVTGQINEMTADEELDQLGVRLLRANSLEEMGLNGGQSR; encoded by the coding sequence TTGTTCCTAATCCAGCTACTTGCTACCAAATTCGGGGAACTCCCTCAATCCGTAACAGGACAAATTAACGAGATGACCGCGGACGAAGAGCTCGATCAGCTAGGGGTACGCCTCTTGAGGGCAAACAGCCTTGAAGAGATGGGGTTGAATGGCGGACAGTCTCGTTGA
- a CDS encoding DUF4351 domain-containing protein: MAPRQINLFDRVMKILGRHYAESFLKLAFPNTAFQLVGTLENVEITLPDRRADFLHRLRVEGEEYLLHFEFQLQHRTDYPRNVFTFSGGLTDQHQKPTITIVLYLERRESDPPNEYVVQIGEWVIHRFTYPIIKLWDYTDRIRSGELREFAPLLIMLEREKTEAVLQQEKELILQETHPQKRADSLATAVMIASRYFELDWLWEFFEEEVEQMRESGFITDWIEDGIQQGKRLFLIRLLVAKFGELPQSVTDQIQGMTAEEELDQLGIRLLTANSLEEMGLNGGASR; encoded by the coding sequence GTGGCACCAAGGCAGATTAATCTTTTCGATCGCGTCATGAAAATCTTGGGGCGGCATTACGCCGAATCGTTTCTGAAACTCGCTTTTCCCAATACCGCTTTCCAACTGGTCGGGACACTGGAAAATGTCGAAATCACCCTGCCAGATCGACGCGCTGACTTTCTTCATAGACTTCGAGTTGAAGGTGAGGAATATTTACTCCACTTTGAGTTCCAACTTCAACACCGGACCGATTATCCTCGCAATGTTTTTACTTTTTCTGGTGGACTGACGGACCAGCATCAGAAGCCGACAATCACTATCGTTTTGTATCTGGAGCGGCGAGAATCAGACCCGCCTAACGAATATGTCGTTCAAATTGGGGAATGGGTCATCCACCGGTTCACCTATCCGATCATAAAGCTGTGGGATTATACAGACCGGATCCGTTCTGGAGAGTTGAGAGAGTTTGCACCGTTGCTGATTATGTTGGAACGGGAGAAGACAGAGGCGGTGCTGCAGCAAGAAAAAGAACTCATTTTGCAGGAAACCCATCCGCAGAAGCGGGCGGATTCATTGGCAACAGCGGTGATGATTGCATCCCGCTATTTTGAACTTGATTGGTTATGGGAATTTTTTGAAGAGGAGGTGGAACAGATGCGCGAATCTGGTTTTATCACTGATTGGATTGAGGATGGCATTCAGCAAGGAAAACGGTTGTTCCTAATCCGATTACTTGTTGCCAAATTTGGGGAACTCCCTCAATCCGTAACGGATCAAATTCAGGGAATGACCGCGGAGGAGGAACTGGATCAGCTAGGGATTCGTCTCTTGACGGCGAACAGTCTTGAGGAGATGGGCCTAAATGGCGGAGCGTCTCGCTGA
- a CDS encoding glutamate mutase L, with protein sequence MSDQAQEIRSILATDCGSTTTKAILIEKRGDEYHLVVRGEAPTTVEAPVEDVTAGVINAITEVEELAGRRLLKDGQIIKPQQGNEGTDLYISTSSAGGGLQMMVAGVVRNLTAESAERAALGAGAIVMDVIASNDKRLPHEKIERIRHLRPDMVLLSGGVDGGTTSHVAELAEIIEAANPKPRLGVTYELPVIYAGNKEASEVVGERLGDKMALEVVDNLRPVLERENLMPTRLKIQDQFLEHVMAHAPGYRKLISWTDAPIMPTPGAVGAIMQTIAAQQNIQVVGVDIGGATTDVFSVFKNQEGEAIFNRTVSANLGMSYSISNVLAEAGMDNVLRWVPFDIDVSDLGNRIKNKMIRPTTIPQTLEELIIEGAIAREALRLAFDQHKQLAVELRGVQQQRTISEAFAQSETGATLVDMLSLDLLVGSGGVLSHAPRRNQAMLMMIDAFQPEGVTHLAVDSIFMMPQLGVLAQVNEAAATQVFERDCLIHLGTCIAPVGITNPGDLGVTISGDLTETVPFGELRLYPLGVGEKAQVTIQPERRLDMGAGRGQPVEVEVEGGVVGLVVDTRGRPLEVSNASAERVASLKKWLEALDVYPERFV encoded by the coding sequence ATGTCGGACCAGGCACAGGAGATACGCTCGATCCTTGCGACAGATTGTGGCAGCACCACCACGAAAGCCATCCTCATAGAGAAGCGGGGGGACGAATACCATCTTGTAGTTCGTGGGGAGGCACCGACGACGGTTGAAGCACCGGTGGAGGATGTAACCGCTGGGGTAATCAACGCGATAACGGAGGTCGAGGAGCTCGCTGGACGCAGGCTGTTGAAGGACGGGCAGATTATCAAGCCGCAACAGGGAAATGAAGGTACGGATCTGTATATCTCGACGAGTAGCGCGGGCGGCGGTCTACAGATGATGGTCGCGGGTGTTGTGCGGAATCTGACCGCTGAGAGTGCGGAACGTGCCGCATTGGGTGCTGGCGCGATTGTCATGGACGTAATCGCATCCAACGACAAGCGGCTCCCTCACGAGAAGATTGAGCGCATCCGACATCTACGTCCAGATATGGTGCTCCTTTCCGGCGGTGTTGACGGTGGCACAACCTCTCACGTTGCGGAGTTAGCAGAAATCATTGAGGCGGCAAATCCCAAACCCCGTTTGGGGGTGACTTATGAATTGCCGGTGATCTATGCCGGAAACAAGGAGGCGAGCGAAGTCGTCGGTGAGCGGCTTGGCGATAAAATGGCGTTGGAGGTGGTCGATAACCTGCGTCCTGTGCTAGAGCGCGAAAATCTGATGCCAACCCGTCTGAAGATTCAAGATCAGTTTCTAGAGCATGTGATGGCGCACGCTCCCGGCTACAGAAAATTGATCTCTTGGACCGATGCGCCGATTATGCCAACGCCCGGCGCTGTCGGCGCAATTATGCAAACAATCGCCGCGCAGCAGAACATCCAAGTGGTCGGTGTGGACATCGGGGGCGCAACGACGGATGTGTTCTCTGTCTTCAAAAATCAGGAAGGTGAAGCGATTTTCAACCGCACGGTGAGCGCGAATCTGGGGATGAGCTACAGTATCTCTAACGTGCTCGCAGAGGCGGGGATGGACAACGTTTTGCGATGGGTGCCTTTTGATATTGATGTCAGCGATCTTGGAAATCGGATCAAGAACAAAATGATACGTCCGACAACAATCCCGCAGACGTTGGAAGAACTGATTATTGAGGGCGCAATTGCGCGTGAAGCGTTGCGGTTGGCGTTTGATCAGCACAAGCAGCTTGCGGTTGAACTGCGTGGAGTGCAGCAGCAGCGCACCATCTCCGAAGCGTTCGCTCAATCTGAGACTGGTGCGACACTTGTGGATATGCTCTCGTTGGATCTGCTTGTCGGAAGCGGCGGCGTTCTTTCCCACGCGCCACGCCGGAATCAGGCGATGTTGATGATGATTGACGCATTCCAGCCGGAGGGAGTGACCCACCTCGCTGTAGATAGCATCTTTATGATGCCCCAACTCGGTGTGCTCGCTCAGGTCAACGAAGCGGCGGCGACGCAGGTCTTTGAGCGCGATTGTCTCATCCATTTGGGGACCTGTATCGCGCCGGTTGGGATTACTAACCCCGGCGATTTGGGTGTCACAATCAGCGGCGATTTGACAGAAACCGTGCCGTTTGGCGAGTTGCGTCTCTATCCGTTGGGTGTTGGAGAGAAGGCACAGGTGACAATCCAACCTGAACGCCGTCTTGACATGGGCGCGGGGCGCGGGCAGCCGGTTGAAGTAGAGGTCGAAGGTGGCGTGGTCGGTCTGGTGGTGGACACACGCGGTCGTCCCCTCGAAGTTTCTAATGCGTCTGCCGAGCGTGTCGCCTCCCTCAAGAAGTGGCTTGAAGCATTAGATGTATATCCAGAAAGATTTGTGTGA